Proteins from one Triticum aestivum cultivar Chinese Spring chromosome 7A, IWGSC CS RefSeq v2.1, whole genome shotgun sequence genomic window:
- the LOC123151241 gene encoding nuclear transcription factor Y subunit C-6, translating to MEAKSTTPPPPGPVLGAPVGYPPAAVYPAAPPPGYPHAPALYAPQPPPAAVAAASQQTAAQQQQQLQVFWAEQYREIEATTDFKNHNLPLARIKKIMKADEDVRMIAAEAPVVFARACEMFILELTHRGWAHAEENKRRTLQKSDIAAAIARTEVFDFLVDIVPRDEAKDAEAAVAAGMPHPAAGMPAADMGYYYVPQQ from the coding sequence ATGGAGGCCAAATCCACCACCCCTCCGCCGCCGGGCCCCGTGCTGGGCGCGCCCGTCGGCTACCCGCCGGCCGCCGTCTacccggccgccccgccccccggCTACCCGCACGCGCCGGCCCTCTACGCGCcccagccgccccccgccgccgtcgccgccgcgtcgCAGCAGACCGccgcgcagcagcagcagcagctgcaggTGTTCTGGGCGGAGCAGTACCGCGAGATCGAGGCCACCACCGACTTCAAGAACCACAACCTGCCCCTCGCCCGCATCAAGAAGATCATGAAGGCCGACGAGGACGTCCGCATGATCGCCGCCGAGGCGCCCGTCGTCTTCGCCCGGGCCTGCGAGATGTTCATCCTCGAGCTCACCCACCGCGGCTGGGCGCACGCCGAGGAGAACAAGCGCCGCACGCTGCAGAAGTccgacatcgccgccgccatcgcccgcacCGAGGTCTTCGACTTCCTGGTGGACATCGTGCCGCGGGACGAGGCCAAGGACGCCGAGGCGGCCGTCGCCGCCGGGATGCCCCACCCCGCCGCCGGCATGCCCGCCGCCGACATGGGGTACTACTACGTCCCGCAGCAGTAA